The Enterobacter asburiae genome window below encodes:
- a CDS encoding YnfA family protein, whose amino-acid sequence MLKTTLLFFATALCEIIGCFLPWLWLKKGGSVLLLIPASVALALFVWLLTLHPAASGRVYAAYGGVYVCTALLWLRVVDGVKLSAYDWAGALIALCGMLIIVAGWGRA is encoded by the coding sequence ATGCTCAAAACGACGCTGCTTTTTTTTGCTACCGCGCTATGCGAAATCATCGGCTGCTTCCTGCCCTGGCTCTGGCTGAAGAAGGGAGGGTCCGTATTGCTGCTCATCCCGGCAAGCGTCGCGCTGGCCCTCTTTGTCTGGCTGCTAACGCTGCATCCGGCTGCCAGCGGCCGCGTCTACGCCGCTTACGGTGGTGTCTATGTCTGTACCGCGCTGCTGTGGCTACGCGTGGTGGACGGCGTCAAGCTCAGCGCCTACGACTGGGCCGGCGCGCTGATTGCCCTGTGCGGCATGCTGATTATTGTGGCGGGATGGGGGCGGGCCTGA
- the manD gene encoding D-mannonate dehydratase ManD, giving the protein MKIVAADVFVTCPGRNFVTLKITTDEGIIGLGDATLNGRELSVASYLKDHLCPQLIGRDAHRIEDIWQFFYKGAYWRRGPVTMSAISAVDMALWDIKAKAANMPLYQLLGGASREGVMVYCHTTGHTIDDVLEDYARHKEMGFKAIRVQCGVPGMKTTYGMAKGKGLAYEPATKGDWPEEQLWSTEKYLDFTPKLFDAVRSKFGFNEHLLHDMHHRLTPIEAARFGKSIEEFRMFWMEDPTPAENQACFRLIRQHTVTPIAVGEVFNSIWDCKQLIEEQLIDYIRTTITHAGGITGMRRIADFASLYQVRTGSHGPSDLSPVCHAAALHFDLWVPNFGVQEYMGYSEQMLEVFPHSWRFDNGYMHPGDKPGLGIEFDEKLAAKYPYDPAYLPVARLEDGTLWNW; this is encoded by the coding sequence ATGAAGATTGTCGCGGCTGACGTGTTTGTTACCTGCCCGGGGCGGAACTTTGTCACCCTTAAAATCACCACCGACGAGGGGATTATCGGCCTCGGTGACGCTACGCTGAACGGGCGTGAGCTCTCCGTTGCTTCCTATCTGAAAGACCACCTCTGCCCGCAGCTGATTGGCCGCGATGCACACCGCATCGAAGACATCTGGCAGTTCTTCTATAAGGGTGCCTACTGGCGTCGCGGCCCGGTCACCATGTCGGCCATCTCCGCCGTGGACATGGCGCTGTGGGACATCAAAGCCAAAGCGGCCAACATGCCGCTCTACCAGCTGCTGGGCGGCGCATCCCGCGAAGGCGTGATGGTTTACTGCCACACCACCGGTCACACCATTGACGATGTGCTGGAAGATTACGCCCGCCATAAAGAGATGGGCTTTAAGGCGATCCGCGTCCAGTGCGGCGTGCCGGGCATGAAAACCACCTACGGCATGGCCAAAGGGAAGGGGCTTGCCTACGAACCTGCGACCAAAGGCGACTGGCCGGAAGAGCAGCTCTGGTCCACCGAAAAATACCTCGATTTCACACCGAAGCTGTTCGACGCGGTGCGCAGTAAATTCGGCTTCAATGAACATCTTCTGCATGACATGCACCACCGCCTGACGCCAATCGAAGCGGCGCGCTTCGGCAAGAGCATTGAAGAATTCCGCATGTTCTGGATGGAAGATCCAACGCCTGCGGAAAACCAGGCCTGCTTCCGCCTGATCCGCCAGCATACCGTCACGCCGATTGCCGTGGGCGAAGTATTCAACAGCATCTGGGACTGCAAGCAGCTCATCGAAGAGCAGCTCATCGACTATATCCGCACCACCATTACCCACGCGGGCGGGATCACCGGGATGCGTCGCATCGCGGACTTCGCCTCGCTCTACCAGGTGCGCACCGGCTCGCACGGCCCGTCGGATCTCTCGCCTGTCTGCCACGCCGCCGCGCTGCATTTCGACCTGTGGGTGCCAAACTTTGGCGTCCAGGAATATATGGGCTATTCCGAACAGATGCTGGAAGTCTTCCCGCACAGCTGGCGCTTTGATAACGGCTATATGCATCCGGGCGACAAGCCGGGGCTGGGCATCGAGTTTGATGAAAAACTGGCGGCGAAATACCCCTACGATCCGGCCTATCTGCCGGTCGCCCGTCTTGAAGACGGCACGCTGTGGAACTGGTAA
- a CDS encoding Zn-dependent oxidoreductase, which produces MKSVVIQQPNELVIEERPRPAPGAGEVRVKITLAGICGSDSHIYRGHNPFAKYPRTIGHEFFGVIDAVGEGVDSARLGQRVSVDPVISCGHCYPCSVGKPNVCTSLVVLGVHRDGGFSEYAAVPAKNAWPIPDDIPDKHAVMVEPFTIAANVTGQANPTEQDVALVYGAGPMGLVTVQALKGVYKVKQVIVVDRIDERLKMAQRSGADWVLNNGEQSLQAALDEKGIKPTLIIDAACHPAILQEAITLASPAARIVLMGFSSEPSQIVQQGITGKELAIFSSRLNANKFPVVIDWLKKGLIDPEKLITHAFDYHHVTDAIELFEKDQRQCCKVLLTFGQ; this is translated from the coding sequence ATGAAAAGCGTAGTGATTCAACAGCCGAACGAACTGGTGATTGAAGAGCGGCCACGCCCGGCGCCAGGTGCAGGCGAAGTTCGCGTCAAAATCACGCTGGCGGGGATCTGCGGTTCGGACAGCCACATCTATCGCGGCCATAACCCGTTTGCGAAGTATCCACGCACGATCGGCCACGAGTTCTTTGGCGTCATTGACGCCGTGGGCGAGGGCGTAGACAGCGCCCGTCTGGGCCAGCGCGTCTCGGTCGATCCGGTGATCAGCTGCGGACACTGCTACCCGTGTTCCGTCGGAAAACCGAACGTCTGCACCTCGCTGGTGGTGCTGGGCGTCCACCGCGACGGGGGCTTCAGCGAATATGCGGCAGTGCCCGCTAAAAATGCCTGGCCTATCCCGGATGACATTCCGGATAAACACGCCGTCATGGTTGAGCCCTTCACCATCGCCGCCAACGTGACGGGGCAGGCCAACCCTACCGAGCAGGACGTTGCGCTGGTTTACGGCGCAGGGCCGATGGGGCTGGTCACCGTGCAGGCGCTGAAGGGCGTCTATAAGGTGAAGCAGGTTATCGTGGTTGACCGCATTGATGAACGCCTGAAAATGGCCCAGCGCAGCGGCGCGGACTGGGTGTTGAACAACGGTGAGCAGTCGTTGCAGGCCGCGCTGGACGAAAAGGGCATCAAACCGACGTTAATCATTGATGCCGCCTGTCATCCGGCGATTTTGCAGGAAGCGATTACCCTGGCCTCGCCGGCGGCGCGTATCGTGCTGATGGGGTTCTCCAGCGAGCCGAGCCAGATTGTCCAGCAGGGCATCACCGGCAAAGAGCTGGCGATCTTCTCCTCGCGCCTCAATGCCAACAAATTCCCGGTCGTCATCGACTGGCTGAAGAAGGGACTGATCGACCCGGAAAAACTGATCACTCATGCCTTTGACTATCACCATGTAACAGACGCCATTGAACTGTTTGAGAAAGACCAGCGGCAGTGCTGCAAAGTCTTGCTCACGTTCGGGCAATAA
- a CDS encoding MFS transporter encodes MTQAQPQRTTSDLVKAAVSGWLGTALEFMDFQLYSLGAALVFHEIFFPEQSAAMALILAMGTYGAGYIARIVGAFIFGRMGDSIGRKKVLFITITMMGICTTLIGVLPTYAQIGIFAPVLLVTLRIIQGLGAGAEISGAGTMLAEYAPKGKRGIISSLVAMGTNCGTLSATAIWAVMFFALDREELIAWGWRVPFLASVVVMIFAIWLRMNLKESPVFEKVNDAQTAQPDTSLGSMVKSKSFWLATGLRFGQAGNSGLIQTFLAGYLVQTLLFDKAIPTDALMISSILGFISIPLLGWLSDKVGRRLPYIILNISAILLAYPMLSIIVDKSYAPGTIMLSIIVIHNIAVLGLFALENITMAEMFGSRNRFTRMAISKEAGGLVAVGFGPVLAGIFCNMTGSWWPIVAMLVAYSVIGLVSAILMPEVRDRDLSAAQDAAESAPEESVGYGAVSSRR; translated from the coding sequence ATGACGCAAGCACAACCTCAAAGAACTACCTCCGATCTGGTGAAAGCCGCCGTTTCCGGCTGGCTGGGCACCGCCCTGGAGTTTATGGACTTTCAGCTTTACTCGCTGGGGGCTGCCCTGGTCTTTCACGAGATCTTCTTCCCGGAACAGTCAGCCGCGATGGCGCTGATCCTCGCGATGGGGACCTACGGCGCAGGCTACATAGCACGTATTGTCGGCGCCTTTATCTTCGGCAGAATGGGCGACAGCATTGGTCGTAAGAAGGTGCTGTTTATCACCATCACCATGATGGGGATCTGCACCACGCTGATTGGCGTCCTGCCGACCTACGCGCAGATTGGGATTTTTGCTCCCGTTCTGCTGGTGACGCTGCGTATCATCCAGGGCCTGGGAGCCGGGGCGGAGATTTCCGGAGCCGGGACCATGCTGGCGGAGTACGCGCCGAAAGGCAAACGCGGCATCATCTCCTCGCTGGTGGCGATGGGCACTAACTGCGGAACGCTGAGCGCCACGGCGATCTGGGCGGTGATGTTCTTTGCCCTCGATCGTGAAGAGCTGATTGCCTGGGGCTGGCGCGTACCGTTCCTTGCCAGCGTCGTGGTGATGATCTTCGCCATCTGGCTGCGTATGAACCTGAAAGAGAGCCCGGTGTTTGAGAAAGTGAACGATGCACAAACCGCGCAGCCGGACACCTCGCTGGGTTCAATGGTGAAAAGTAAATCCTTCTGGCTGGCGACCGGCCTGCGGTTTGGCCAGGCGGGCAACTCGGGTCTGATCCAGACGTTCCTCGCCGGGTATCTGGTCCAGACGCTGCTGTTCGATAAAGCCATCCCGACCGATGCGCTTATGATAAGCTCCATTCTCGGGTTTATCTCCATTCCGCTGCTGGGCTGGCTTTCAGATAAAGTAGGGCGCCGTCTGCCGTACATTATTCTCAATATCTCCGCCATTCTTCTTGCGTACCCGATGCTGTCGATCATCGTCGATAAGAGCTATGCGCCGGGGACAATCATGCTCTCGATCATCGTTATCCATAACATCGCCGTGCTGGGGCTGTTTGCGCTGGAAAATATCACCATGGCGGAGATGTTCGGCTCGCGAAATCGCTTTACCCGTATGGCTATCTCGAAAGAGGCGGGCGGTCTGGTGGCGGTGGGCTTTGGTCCGGTGCTGGCCGGGATCTTCTGCAATATGACCGGCTCCTGGTGGCCGATTGTCGCCATGCTGGTGGCCTATTCCGTGATTGGGCTGGTCTCGGCGATCCTGATGCCGGAAGTGCGCGACCGTGATTTGAGCGCGGCGCAAGACGCAGCGGAGTCCGCACCAGAAGAGAGCGTGGGTTACGGCGCGGTCTCCTCCCGGCGCTAG
- a CDS encoding mannitol dehydrogenase family protein produces MENTLLQANATLPHYDRESLKARIVHLGFGAFHRAHQAVYADILAAEHGSDWGYCEVNLIGGEQQIADLNAQDNLYTVAEMSADAWTSRVVGVVKKALHAQVDGLETVLAAMCEPQVAIVSLTVTEKGYCHSPATGQLMLDHPFIVADLQNPHQPKSAPGVVVEALARRKAAGLPAFSVMSCDNMPENGHVMRNVTCAYARAVDGELADWIEANVTFPSTMVDRIVPAVTPDTLDKIEQLTGVRDPAAVACEPFRQWVIEDNFVAGRPEWEKAGAELVSDVIPFEEMKLRMLNGSHSFLAYLGYLAGYPHINDCMEDENYRLAAHTLMLNEQAPTLKVKGVDLGRYADLLIARYSNPALRHRTWQIAMDGSQKLPQRMLDSVRWHLVHQKPFPLLALGVAGWMRYVGGVDEQGNAIDVSDPQLAVIQAAVKGSAEGENRVNALLGIEAIFGKELPQEPRFVAAVMTAYRSLLQKGAKVTVAQYVSQR; encoded by the coding sequence ATGGAAAACACCTTATTACAGGCCAACGCGACGCTGCCTCATTACGATCGCGAAAGCCTTAAAGCACGCATTGTACATTTAGGCTTCGGCGCATTTCACCGGGCGCATCAGGCGGTGTACGCCGACATTCTCGCGGCTGAGCACGGCAGCGACTGGGGCTACTGTGAGGTTAACCTGATTGGCGGCGAGCAGCAGATTGCCGATCTGAACGCGCAGGATAACCTCTACACCGTGGCGGAGATGTCTGCCGACGCATGGACATCCCGCGTGGTTGGCGTGGTCAAAAAGGCCCTCCATGCGCAGGTTGACGGGCTGGAGACCGTGCTGGCAGCGATGTGTGAACCGCAGGTGGCGATTGTCTCGCTGACCGTCACCGAGAAAGGGTACTGCCACTCACCGGCGACGGGGCAACTGATGCTCGATCACCCATTTATCGTCGCCGACCTGCAAAACCCGCACCAGCCGAAATCCGCGCCGGGCGTGGTGGTGGAAGCGCTGGCGCGTCGTAAAGCGGCGGGTCTGCCCGCGTTTAGCGTGATGTCCTGCGACAACATGCCTGAGAACGGCCACGTGATGCGCAATGTGACCTGCGCTTACGCCCGGGCGGTAGACGGCGAGCTGGCGGACTGGATCGAGGCTAACGTCACCTTCCCGTCAACCATGGTGGATCGCATCGTGCCCGCGGTTACGCCCGATACGCTGGATAAAATCGAACAGCTGACGGGCGTGCGTGACCCGGCGGCAGTAGCCTGTGAACCGTTCCGCCAGTGGGTAATCGAAGACAACTTTGTGGCAGGACGTCCCGAGTGGGAAAAAGCCGGTGCCGAGCTGGTGTCAGACGTGATCCCGTTTGAAGAGATGAAGCTGCGCATGCTCAACGGCAGCCACTCTTTCCTGGCGTACCTGGGCTATCTGGCCGGATACCCGCATATCAACGACTGTATGGAAGATGAGAACTACCGCCTCGCCGCGCATACGCTGATGCTTAACGAGCAGGCCCCCACGCTGAAAGTGAAGGGCGTTGATTTAGGCCGCTATGCCGATCTCCTGATTGCCCGCTACAGCAATCCGGCCCTGCGCCATCGGACATGGCAAATCGCGATGGACGGCAGCCAGAAGCTCCCGCAGCGTATGCTGGACTCCGTGCGCTGGCACCTGGTGCACCAGAAACCTTTCCCGCTGCTGGCGCTGGGCGTGGCTGGCTGGATGCGTTATGTCGGCGGCGTGGACGAGCAGGGTAACGCCATCGACGTGAGCGATCCGCAGCTGGCGGTGATTCAGGCGGCGGTGAAGGGAAGTGCGGAAGGGGAAAATCGGGTTAACGCGCTGCTCGGCATTGAGGCCATCTTTGGTAAAGAGTTACCGCAGGAGCCGCGCTTCGTTGCTGCGGTGATGACCGCGTACCGGTCGTTGCTGCAAAAGGGGGCGAAAGTGACCGTCGCGCAGTACGTGTCTCAACGGTAA
- the ydfZ gene encoding putative selenium delivery protein YdfZ has product MMTYDRNRNAITTGSRVMISGTGKTGVIKAIHSDGLDAAQVRRSKTVEVEGCEGKFEPIELIRLGMH; this is encoded by the coding sequence ATGATGACATACGACCGTAACCGCAATGCAATCACCACCGGCAGCCGCGTCATGATTAGCGGCACGGGCAAAACTGGCGTGATTAAAGCGATCCACAGCGACGGGCTGGATGCCGCGCAGGTGCGCCGCAGCAAAACGGTTGAAGTGGAAGGATGCGAAGGTAAGTTCGAGCCGATTGAGCTGATTCGCCTGGGGATGCACTAA
- a CDS encoding universal stress protein, which produces MYKSILMPVDVFEMDLSDKAVRHAANLAKAEGASITLVNILPANSRSLLRGFNADIKKFEEYMTAESGKKMNELKRLFDIAPENIHSMVRFGNVRDEIIKLSKEGEYDAIVIGSKNPSITTHLLGSNAESILRYATIPVLVVR; this is translated from the coding sequence ATGTATAAGAGCATTTTGATGCCTGTAGACGTGTTTGAAATGGATTTGAGCGACAAAGCGGTTCGCCACGCGGCAAACCTGGCGAAGGCTGAGGGCGCGTCGATTACCCTGGTCAACATTCTGCCAGCCAACAGCCGGTCTCTGCTGCGCGGGTTCAACGCCGATATTAAAAAGTTTGAAGAGTATATGACCGCAGAGTCCGGCAAGAAAATGAACGAGTTAAAAAGACTGTTCGATATTGCCCCTGAGAATATTCACAGCATGGTGCGTTTTGGCAACGTCCGGGATGAAATTATCAAGCTGAGCAAGGAGGGGGAATATGATGCGATTGTGATCGGGTCGAAAAACCCGAGCATCACCACTCATCTGCTGGGTTCAAATGCGGAATCTATTCTGCGCTACGCCACGATCCCGGTGTTAGTCGTTCGTTAA
- a CDS encoding GntR family transcriptional regulator, translated as MAAESQLNPTQPVNQQIYRILRRDIVHCLIPPGTPLSEKEVSVRFDVSRQPVREAFIKLAENGLIQIRPQRGSYVNKISLSQVRNGCFVRQAIECAVARRAATLINDNQCYQLEQNLHQQRIAIDRKQLNDFFQLDDEFHQKLAQIADCQLAWDTIENIKATIDRVRYMSLDHVSPPEMLLRQHHDIFSALEKRDPDGVEKAMTLHLQEISESVQLIRQENSEWFSEE; from the coding sequence ATGGCCGCTGAATCGCAACTCAATCCCACCCAGCCCGTTAACCAGCAAATCTATCGCATTTTGCGACGTGATATTGTCCATTGCCTGATCCCACCGGGAACGCCGCTTTCTGAAAAAGAGGTGTCCGTGCGTTTTGACGTTTCCCGTCAGCCGGTACGTGAAGCGTTTATTAAGCTTGCTGAAAACGGGCTGATTCAGATCCGCCCGCAGCGCGGCAGCTACGTGAACAAAATTTCACTCTCTCAGGTACGCAACGGCTGTTTCGTTCGCCAGGCCATTGAATGTGCGGTGGCGCGCCGTGCCGCAACGCTTATCAACGACAACCAGTGTTACCAGCTTGAGCAGAACCTTCATCAGCAGCGTATTGCGATTGATCGTAAGCAGCTCAATGATTTCTTCCAACTGGATGATGAATTCCACCAGAAGCTGGCGCAGATCGCGGATTGTCAGCTGGCCTGGGACACCATCGAGAACATCAAGGCCACCATTGACCGCGTGCGCTACATGAGCCTCGATCACGTCTCCCCGCCGGAAATGCTGCTCCGACAGCATCATGATATTTTCAGCGCGCTGGAAAAACGCGACCCGGACGGTGTGGAAAAAGCGATGACGTTGCATCTGCAGGAAATTAGCGAATCCGTGCAGCTTATTCGTCAGGAAAATAGCGAGTGGTTTAGCGAAGAGTAA
- the ydfG gene encoding bifunctional NADP-dependent 3-hydroxy acid dehydrogenase/3-hydroxypropionate dehydrogenase YdfG, with product MIILVTGATAGFGESITRRFVANGHKVIATGRRQERLQELKDELGDSILTAQLDVRNRAAIEEMIANLPAEWRAIDVLVNNAGLALGMEPAHKASVEDWENMIDTNNKGLVYMTRAVLPGMVERNRGHIINIGSTAGSWPYAGGNVYGATKAFVRQFSLNLRTDLHGTAIRVTDIEPGLVGGTEFSNVRFKGDDAKAGKTYENANALTPEDVTETVWWVATLPKHVNINTVEMMPVSQSFAGLSVHRG from the coding sequence ATGATTATTTTAGTTACCGGGGCAACGGCAGGTTTTGGTGAAAGCATCACGCGTCGCTTCGTCGCCAACGGGCACAAGGTTATTGCCACGGGCCGTCGTCAGGAGCGCCTGCAGGAGCTGAAGGACGAATTAGGCGACAGCATCCTGACCGCGCAGCTGGACGTGCGTAACCGCGCGGCCATTGAAGAGATGATTGCCAACCTGCCTGCCGAGTGGCGCGCCATCGACGTGCTGGTCAACAATGCCGGTCTGGCGCTGGGCATGGAGCCCGCACACAAAGCCAGCGTGGAAGACTGGGAAAACATGATCGACACCAATAACAAAGGGCTGGTCTATATGACCCGCGCGGTGCTGCCTGGCATGGTCGAGCGCAACCGCGGCCACATTATCAATATTGGCTCCACCGCCGGGAGCTGGCCTTACGCGGGCGGCAACGTCTATGGTGCGACGAAGGCGTTTGTGCGCCAGTTCAGCCTTAACCTGCGTACCGATCTGCACGGCACCGCCATTCGCGTCACCGATATCGAGCCGGGTCTGGTGGGCGGCACCGAGTTTTCCAACGTGCGTTTCAAAGGCGATGACGCGAAAGCGGGCAAAACCTACGAAAATGCTAACGCGCTGACGCCGGAAGATGTGACCGAAACGGTCTGGTGGGTGGCAACGCTGCCAAAACACGTCAACATCAATACTGTAGAAATGATGCCAGTCAGCCAGAGTTTTGCCGGACTTAGCGTCCATCGTGGCTAA
- the dcp gene encoding peptidyl-dipeptidase Dcp yields MTATNPFFEISLLPYQAPHFDEINDGHYRPAFDAALRQKRADVDAIVSQTAAPDFTNTVLALEKSGAMLARVSSVFFAMTSAHTNAYLQELEEQFSTELAALANDIWLNDTLFARVESVWQDRAVLDAESRRLVEETYQRFILAGARLNETEKAELKALNTEAATLTSQFNQRLLAADKTGGLVVDYAHQLDGLSASEIADAAQAAAERGLNDRWLIPLLNTTQQPALSALRNRQTRENLFNAGWTRTQKGDQNDTRELILRLTALRARQARLLGFEDYASWSIADQMAKTPDAALAFMRGIVPAARARAEREQADIQKVIDDEQGGFTVQAWDWAFYAERVRQAKYALDESQIKPYFALNTVLHDGVFWAASQLFGIRFVERFDIPVYHPDVRVWEIFDHTGEGMALFYGDFFARDSKQGGAWMGNFVEQSFELAARPVIYNVCNYQKPANGGVALLSWDDVITLFHEFGHTLHGLFASQRFATLSGTNTPRDFVEFPSQINEHWASHPQVFTHYARHYETGEPMPDALRESMLNATHFNKGYDMTELLAAALLDMNWHGISEAVSSVEAFEAAALKKEGLDLPAVPPRYRSSYFAHIFGGGYAAGYYAYLWTQMLADDGYQWFVEQGGLTRENGQKFREAILSRGNSTDLAELYRSWRGHDPKIEPMLENRGLSE; encoded by the coding sequence ATGACGGCCACAAATCCCTTTTTTGAAATCAGCCTGCTGCCCTATCAGGCCCCCCATTTTGATGAAATCAACGACGGCCACTATCGCCCGGCCTTCGATGCAGCGCTTCGCCAGAAGCGGGCGGACGTTGACGCCATTGTGTCTCAAACCGCTGCGCCGGACTTCACCAACACCGTGCTGGCGCTGGAGAAAAGCGGCGCCATGCTCGCGCGCGTCAGCAGCGTGTTCTTCGCCATGACCTCGGCACACACCAATGCGTACCTGCAGGAGCTTGAGGAGCAGTTCTCCACCGAGCTTGCCGCGCTGGCAAACGACATCTGGCTGAATGACACGCTTTTCGCACGCGTGGAGAGCGTCTGGCAGGACCGTGCCGTGCTGGACGCCGAATCCCGCCGGCTGGTCGAGGAGACGTATCAGCGGTTTATTCTGGCCGGCGCGCGTCTCAATGAAACGGAAAAAGCTGAGCTGAAGGCGCTGAATACCGAGGCGGCCACCCTGACCAGCCAGTTCAACCAGCGTCTGCTGGCTGCCGACAAGACGGGCGGCCTGGTAGTGGATTACGCGCATCAGCTTGACGGGCTCAGCGCCAGCGAGATTGCCGACGCGGCGCAGGCTGCCGCAGAGCGAGGGCTAAACGATCGCTGGCTGATTCCGCTTCTGAACACGACCCAGCAGCCCGCGCTTTCCGCGCTGCGCAATCGTCAGACCCGCGAAAACCTGTTCAACGCGGGCTGGACGCGCACCCAGAAAGGGGACCAAAACGACACTCGCGAGCTGATCCTCCGCCTTACGGCGCTACGTGCGCGGCAGGCCCGCCTGCTGGGCTTTGAGGATTACGCTAGCTGGAGTATCGCCGACCAGATGGCGAAAACCCCGGACGCCGCGCTGGCCTTTATGCGCGGCATTGTGCCCGCCGCCCGCGCCCGGGCAGAGCGCGAGCAGGCCGATATTCAGAAAGTGATTGATGACGAGCAGGGCGGTTTCACCGTGCAGGCCTGGGACTGGGCTTTTTATGCCGAGCGCGTGCGTCAGGCAAAATATGCCCTCGATGAATCGCAAATCAAACCCTATTTTGCGCTCAATACCGTATTGCACGATGGCGTATTCTGGGCCGCAAGCCAGCTGTTTGGCATCCGCTTTGTGGAGCGCTTCGATATTCCGGTGTATCACCCGGACGTTCGGGTCTGGGAAATTTTCGACCACACCGGTGAGGGCATGGCGCTGTTTTACGGCGACTTCTTTGCCCGCGATTCCAAGCAGGGCGGGGCCTGGATGGGGAATTTCGTCGAGCAATCCTTCGAGCTTGCTGCCCGTCCGGTGATCTACAACGTCTGTAACTACCAAAAACCGGCTAACGGCGGCGTTGCGCTTCTCTCCTGGGATGACGTGATCACCCTGTTCCACGAGTTCGGCCATACGCTGCACGGTCTGTTTGCCAGCCAGCGTTTCGCCACGCTTTCCGGGACCAATACGCCGCGCGATTTCGTTGAATTCCCGTCGCAGATCAACGAACACTGGGCCAGTCATCCGCAGGTGTTTACCCACTACGCCCGCCATTACGAAACCGGTGAACCGATGCCGGACGCGCTGCGGGAAAGCATGCTCAACGCGACCCATTTCAACAAGGGTTATGACATGACGGAGCTGCTGGCTGCCGCGCTGCTGGACATGAACTGGCACGGGATTAGCGAAGCCGTTTCGAGCGTTGAAGCGTTTGAAGCGGCAGCACTGAAAAAAGAGGGGCTGGATCTGCCCGCCGTTCCGCCGCGCTATCGCAGCAGCTATTTTGCCCATATTTTCGGCGGTGGCTACGCGGCGGGATATTACGCCTACCTGTGGACGCAAATGCTGGCGGACGATGGCTATCAGTGGTTTGTCGAACAGGGCGGCCTGACTCGTGAAAACGGGCAAAAATTCCGCGAGGCGATTTTGTCCCGTGGTAACAGCACGGATCTGGCTGAACTTTATCGCAGCTGGCGTGGGCACGATCCGAAAATTGAACCGATGCTGGAAAATCGCGGGTTGAGCGAATAG